The DNA region GTTGAGCCGAAGAAGCTGACGAACCCGCTCTTTGAAAAAAGGACGCGCAACTTTGGCATTGGCAAGCTATTggaacaacttttttctgtacGCAGTTAATTCACACGATCATGACACTGCAATGCTCCGTTATTTCAGGCCAGGATATTCAGCCAGACCGGGACCTGAGTCGATTCGTCAAATGGCCCAAGTACATCCGCATCCAACGCCAGCGATCAGTCCTCCAAAAAAGGTTGAAGGTCCCACCACCGATCAACCAATTCACGCAGACACTTGATAAGCAGACAGGTAATAAGAAATTCCATGGTCATCATTGGCACTTGGTTGGTCTGGTACAGACTATAAAGTACATACAATTAATTTGGCTGCTCCGTTTGCCAGCTACACAGCTGTTCAAAATCCTGGAAAAGTATCGCCCAGAAAGTGCCGTTGCAAAGAAGCTGCGGCTGAAAGCCAGAGCTGAGGAGAAGGCGGCGAAAAAGGAAGACACTCCGACTAAGAGGCCCAACCAACTTCGCAGCGGCACAAACACTGTCACAACTTTGGTCGAGCAGAAGAAGGCACAGTTGGTTGTCATTGCTCACGATGTAGACCCAATTGAGGTAGCTCTTAAACTTCAAACTAACTTATTCTGTGATCAACCACATCATAATGatattcataaattcaatCAGAATATTCAAACTGTAACATTTCCTTACTGTGATGTGAGAATTTCTTCACCTGAAGGCATAACttacaataataatcgttTTGTCTAGAGGATGAATGTTGACTCTGAGTTCCTTGTTATAGATTATTCCCATATTTCCAGATAATCAGAGTGGGCGTATagtaacttttattttccagGTTGTTCTGTTCTTGCCCGCGTTGTGCCGTAAAATGGGAGTACCTTACTGTATCGTCAAAGGAAAATCACGTTTGGGAGCACTTGTCAGGCGCAAAACTTGCAGCGCTGTTGCTCTCACACAGGTTAGTTCATTTTCTATGTTATTAACTGTTATAGTACATATGAGAGAGAATTGTTAACTCGTTTtcgtgatgaaataaaaaagagcCAATCCAATGATTGACCATGATTAGTTCTTAGTAATTAACTGATATTTTGTGTTAGGTTAGTGTACATGATCTAAGTAATCCTATAGATTGTCTAATTTCGTTTGACTGTTTCATTTCAGGTCGATTCTGGCGACCGCGCCAACTTCACCAAAGTGGTTGAGGCGATTAAGACCAATTTCAACGATCGTCATGACGAAATCAGACGCCACTGGGGTGGTGGTCTTCTTGGCAGCAAATCCGCTGCTAGAATTGCAAAACTGGAGAAGGCCAAAGCGAGGGAACTTGCGCAGAAACAAGGCTAATCATGCCGTAATGTACAATGAAAACTGTACATGCTTTtccaacaaataaaataatatgaaaaatctaCATCCCAATGATAAATTAATAGTAAATACCTATCTAGCGCGTAGTCCTTATAAGTACATCAGAAACATTCGCAAGTAAGGCagattttttacaaatgaatcatttttttttcttcatcaggAATCCTAGAAATAAACTGTACGTCAAGGTTtttcagattcaattttaaacaatcGATGCTGTAAGGTGAGTATGTGTCTAAGTAACGCATTTACGGTCATTATCgcaacaattttttgaaataatattttgccACATTATCAAACAATGCGCGTCTGAACTAGTGACTTTTTATGCTAGATAAGGTATCAAACGCCGCTGTTGGACTCAATAGCGTTTACGCAACGCGTCTATATTCATTGTACAGAGATTTTTATCTCTGTTTGATATATTTCATACGTAAAAGGATGGTtaatttgatacatttttaGGTGAATACTACGACACATTATCTATTATACACTTTGTTTGTAGAGCGAAAATAAACGTATGAAATATACTTCCATTAAAAGTAAATGAGGAGATACGTGTTTTAGAATTATATTCGGCGAATCATTTTACTATGCACAATTCGGAACTTGTAAACAACTCAAAATCTACGTATGGTAAAAACGTGAGTGTAATTGAACAGTGATTGAGTGtaattatgatatttttcacgCGGTCCCAATTAGTTGAAGAGTCCAAACGAGCCGTACCTAGTACTTCAACGCTATCATGAAAGTGCTATTAGCACTGCATTACCTAATTGCGGTTATCTAATTCACTTTTGTCAGGTAAAAGCATTGTTTTCGCGTATTAATGTTTCTCCATGTAAGCCGTAAATTCATCTAaatgcaatttaaaaatatcctGATTCAATCAAACGAATTGTTTACAATTATTGTGATGCGTAATGACGCGTTGAGCAGTTATAATCTTATCGATGTCCAGCAGATCTTTGACGCGTTTATCAGATATAAACTGTATTGAGATATGTAAAGGTAACCAGTGCTGATCATTACTTGTAATACAGCGCTGGTTTGATCGTTGCAAATCCGAAGAAATACCGAGTTGAAAATGTATCATCCTTAAGCTCAAACGTCCTATCGAGCGGCCATATTCATTTGCGACTCTTGAATATCCATCTGTGCTAACGTGTCGAAGGgtagaatattaaaaaatcgaacaaataaTGTAGAAAATTCAGTTTATCCGAATCTAatgcataaataaaaactgataAGTAAGCaacgtttttcattcaacataAAATACCGCGTTTGAATTTTGCCATTCGGGAATAAGAGAATCCAGTGCCGTTTAATTTCCTTGGCATTATAATGAAACAGTGCCGGTGTCATCGAATGTGCAAGCACTGAAATTAAgtgttgaaatgaaatgttGTCGTGGCGAAAATTTAACTACTTCCtacatacaataataataccagtaataatattaactaGCATTTTGTCAGTCGTAAATGCTGCTGACAATGTTTCAACGTTTGTTGGTGCTGCACGAAATTTAACTGTGAGGGTATTTGAATATTCTAATTATGGTGAAACCAACGATACGAATGGAAATAATCACGAAGGCTTGCTCAAACTTAACATATCGTGGCTTCCACCAATCGCTGGGAAAGATCCTGTTTCGTATAGGTGAATTTTGcagatttattttaaataacattCTTGATATCCAGTTCGGCCGGCTTATTTATAAGATTTtaagtaaattttaaataagaTTACAATCAACATttgccgaattgatttgtggATACTAACCGAACTGGATGGATCGtggtgacaaaaaatttcaagaaaagtcttttttgaaatatttaaagtgTGCAGTGTTTTCGTGCAGTTCTAAAGAAAATCCTGTGTTATTTCccacgaaatttgaattattctacTAATTCTAGGCACCTTCGAGAAATTCGAGAGAGTTTCGCAGAAAAATACATATTCTATGAGAACATTTTacactgaaaatttgaaaaaccttAAGTTTTTAATGCTCCGAGTGTTTCTCGTCAAGTTGAGTTTATGGTGAATATCGACTGAACTTCTTGGAACCTCGTTTTCTACTGCCAACCTGAAAAACTCTGTATTTTTAGAAACGTAGctcaaaaaaatctgaacaCACCTGCATAAGAATATTTCCAATAAACCTAGaactctgaaaaattttcagcaaattttgaagaaatatccAGGTtcttctatatgtatatctgcaatgaggaaattaatttgatcagagaaattgagataattcttttgaaaatgttagaaataaagaaagaaaaaactgaattttatCTTTTGAGTCAATCCTTAATAGTTTCTGAAAGAttacaaaaacaattttagcTAAGGTGTACTTGCAgtgttgtgaaaatttttcgcggGAACTGGGATTACTGAGACATAATTATggcgataatttattttttacatttatttttcaaatacacaGCATAGTGGTAACATCGGTCCAAAACGAATCGATCACAGAGTCGACAATCTGTCCGGAAGGAAGTCTGTATTACACCACGAAAAATGCGAGTCAACTGAGGGTTGAGTTACCCCAAGATCCTCTGATATATGGAATCCCAGAGTTGACTGTGACACCAGGATGCGTATACGACATTCAAGTCTACGCAAACCCACGGAGAGATCCGAGCGTGGTCCATCCAAATCTGTTTTACAAAGTGCCGAAATGCGTTGGTGTCAAATGCAGCTGCGCCGACGCCGAAGAAGATATGGCTTCGCCGGAAGTCGAGGTGCAGAGACTTTCCGACGACCGAATAATCGTCAAATGGAAATCGCTAACGGGGAACGACAACGTCAAGTCGTACATCATCAGGTGCGGCCTCCAATAAAGCGTGGCAAAGTTCAATTCCACGAAATTCTACtgattttcttactttctcgCTCGACTCTACGGTCAAACTACTCCTAGTAGAGAGCTCGGCCATTTGGCGACCGTTTCGTAAATCACAGCTAATTATTCACCAAGAATAAGACCACAGTAGAAAACTCATCTCCAACTATAGCTCCATTGTCTTCTCGGTAGAGAAGTAGAGTGATAATTTTGGAGAGGGTGTTCACCCTTTCATGCTTGATTTTCAAGTTAACTTTAATTGTAGGACTGTTGCTTTTGATGCGGAAATGTTCCCAAATATCCAACGACTATGCGGCCAGAAAGTACTACCTATATTTATTGAAGTTAAGACACCTTCAGCAGCTGCCAAACCTCGACTAGCCTAAAATTTTCACGTCATTGCGATATATTGACCAATATCGACACAAAAAACAAGGTGTTTTCAGGTTCAGCACACTCGTAATTAGTCAgaactggaaaatttcataactCAAGGTATAATTATAGGTAATCGTTGGTGATTTACAAATCTTTCCGTATCAATATAGCACCTGTATTCAAAGTTGTTATCAAAATCAAGCACGAGAGGGTGACCACCCCCGTAATTGATTTCCAGATTTGGAGTGCCTGTTCTGATTTCTCGAGGTGGACTTCCAGTTTATAATACAACCGAAATTGCTCGCGTTTCGGCAAACAATCGTTCTTTCGTTTGGTTCAACGTTAGTTCAAATATTAATGGCGTCGTTCACGTCGTTGCTGAAGATTCGAACGGCTGCACTGGGCCCGAAGGAAGTTTTTCAGTCAACGCAAATGAACGCAATAATAGATACAAAGGACCCATGGTGCTTGAATATTCTCAGTCCAATATTGAAACTCACATGGAAAGTACGAGTCTTGAATTGACTATTTTTCGTTGCAGGTTATAATTATCGGGAGCATTATTGCCAGTGTGTTAATACTCGGAACTCTGAGCATTTTGTGGTCCCATGACAGGAATAGATACGAAATTGTCCTGTCCAACCCCAACGCGAAAAAGTAAGTTCTCTGAAAATGAGGATAATCCATCAACTAACTGTAACAAAATTTGACTAATGGCTTCGCTCTACAGCCCGCAGAGTTCTCctgtttcattttcacgaGGCCAAATTTTCGCCGACCGTCTTTCGTTGATGAAGCGAAATGCTTTTTACGTTGAACAAGAAATCGAGGTGATTATATTGACACGGTTTTTTTCTTAaggaggtgaaaaaataacggtAACCGATTCTCAGGAAGCAATTCAAAGCGGGAAGGCTGATGACCTGGAGATTTCGTACTCCCGTATCGGCTTCAAAGAGGAACTTGGGAAGGGCCAATTTGGGACGGTGTACCTCGCTGATATAAAAGGATTCGAGGCGGCGTTGTTTGCTGTTAAGATAACGAACAGTCTGACCTTCCACGGCGAAGTCGATGCCAGGAATCAACTGCTAGAGGAAATTGCAATGATGAAGACTGCTGGACAGCATCCGCACCTCGTCCAGTTGATCGGCTGTTGCACATTACCAGCGAATCCAGTTTGTGCCATTTTGGAGTACCTCGAAGGCGGCGATCTTCTTACCTACCTTCATAATATCAGAAAACGCATTTCTAGCAGCCTTGCGAGTCTCGCCACTGATCCAACGTCCGCATGCAGCCCAAGACCAAGTCTAACCGAAAGTATGAAACAGCCGAGGGGATAATCGCTCTTCAGTTTGTGTGTACATTAGATTTGAAGATTAcacgatttcaaaagatttcaataaattcgaATGATTTCA from Diprion similis isolate iyDipSimi1 chromosome 3, iyDipSimi1.1, whole genome shotgun sequence includes:
- the LOC124404316 gene encoding vascular endothelial growth factor receptor 2-like gives rise to the protein MLSWRKFNYFLHTIIIPVIILTSILSVVNAADNVSTFVGAARNLTVRVFEYSNYGETNDTNGNNHEGLLKLNISWLPPIAGKDPVSYSIVVTSVQNESITESTICPEGSLYYTTKNASQLRVELPQDPLIYGIPELTVTPGCVYDIQVYANPRRDPSVVHPNLFYKVPKCVGVKCSCADAEEDMASPEVEVQRLSDDRIIVKWKSLTGNDNVKSYIIRFGVPVLISRGGLPVYNTTEIARVSANNRSFVWFNVSSNINGVVHVVAEDSNGCTGPEGSFSVNANERNNRYKGPMVIIIGSIIASVLILGTLSILWSHDRNRYEIVLSNPNAKNPQSSPVSFSRGQIFADRLSLMKRNAFYVEQEIEEAIQSGKADDLEISYSRIGFKEELGKGQFGTVYLADIKGFEAALFAVKITNSLTFHGEVDARNQLLEEIAMMKTAGQHPHLVQLIGCCTLPANPVCAILEYLEGGDLLTYLHNIRKRISSSLASLATDPTSACSPRPSLTETLYTTLGSEPPTTPTLDTFGEDNAATGLEHSHNYVNIPHQSSSQQLSRTRGDIIGLQSYEFLRFAVEIAKGMQHLEEKGITHRDLAARNILLDGNLTLKVSDFGLSRNGVYVIADGGGTRRLPVRWMSPEAMRDREFSSKSDVWSYAVVLWEIGTLGAFPYPDVRDDQILRHVVVDEKRLSRPEAISVEMYTVMQACWTSRPSDRPNFSQLLSRLLGLGGEPYFPYGKSNPCYATLPPTEDELQDSPPLSPL
- the LOC124404193 gene encoding 60S ribosomal protein L7a, giving the protein MVQKKPKKKVGKKVAAAPLAVKKVEPKKLTNPLFEKRTRNFGIGQDIQPDRDLSRFVKWPKYIRIQRQRSVLQKRLKVPPPINQFTQTLDKQTATQLFKILEKYRPESAVAKKLRLKARAEEKAAKKEDTPTKRPNQLRSGTNTVTTLVEQKKAQLVVIAHDVDPIEVVLFLPALCRKMGVPYCIVKGKSRLGALVRRKTCSAVALTQVDSGDRANFTKVVEAIKTNFNDRHDEIRRHWGGGLLGSKSAARIAKLEKAKARELAQKQG